In one Kineococcus rhizosphaerae genomic region, the following are encoded:
- a CDS encoding putative bifunctional diguanylate cyclase/phosphodiesterase: MDERCTDPAAEVERLRAQLDAERRQAASERANLVTLLENIPTGICEFSDENSLVWANRAFRDMVGLGMDRLTGDGWRATVHPDDAGIPARAVRTPGGLRAGIRHVDVDGGIHHCDSTVVLLTSTDAQGREVVRPLVNVHEVTPIHHATEAALAEERRFRALFDSSPIGIAVSDGQDVVSDLNPAWARMLRVDPALVLGRVFQEVHPPFAEALDREAIRAGLAADGRYEWQGWMPRFDGTRFWAHLVVSYSVDALGNPVVVSQVQDHDEVHRGREALAHAARHDILTDLPNRASILETLQGMLTRTADGPEQVGVLFCDLDRFKVVNDSLGHAAGDELLVAVADRLRAGLREGDHVGRLGGDEFVVLLDELTGPQDAVRVAERLRASLEEDVDLAGHPVRCGISIGIALSDPDGPPATAAALLRDADTAMYRAKNRSRGGFQLFAPAMHEEAVARLELEDDLRRAVEQDEFVVHYQPIARLEDGARMAFEALVRWQHPERGTLGPETFLDAAVECGLTPAIDSSVLNQVATFLVTHPTEIVAVNVSAQRLDGTFGDAVARALARVGAAGYRLMVELRESALLTDDTQLAAELHDLESLGVTVIVDDFGTGSSVLTSLHELPVRGLKMGTAFTAGLPGNRRMVASILGLADGLDVECIATGVETAEQAQFLREAGWHAAQGWFFGGVAPESHWFPVVLPLD, encoded by the coding sequence ATGGACGAGCGGTGCACGGACCCGGCCGCCGAGGTCGAGCGGTTGCGCGCCCAGCTCGACGCCGAACGCCGGCAGGCCGCGAGCGAGCGCGCGAACCTCGTGACGCTCCTGGAGAACATCCCCACCGGCATCTGCGAGTTCTCCGACGAGAACTCCCTGGTCTGGGCCAACCGCGCCTTCCGGGACATGGTCGGCCTGGGGATGGACCGCCTCACCGGTGACGGCTGGCGGGCCACGGTCCACCCCGACGACGCCGGGATCCCCGCGCGGGCCGTCCGGACCCCCGGGGGTCTGCGCGCCGGCATCCGGCACGTCGACGTCGACGGCGGGATCCACCACTGCGACAGCACCGTCGTCCTGCTGACGTCCACCGACGCGCAGGGCCGCGAGGTCGTCCGCCCGCTGGTCAACGTCCACGAGGTCACCCCGATCCACCACGCCACCGAGGCCGCCCTCGCCGAGGAGCGCCGGTTCCGCGCCCTGTTCGACTCCTCCCCCATCGGCATCGCCGTCAGCGACGGCCAGGACGTCGTCAGCGACCTCAACCCCGCCTGGGCCCGCATGCTGCGCGTCGACCCGGCCCTCGTGCTCGGCCGGGTGTTCCAGGAGGTCCACCCCCCGTTCGCCGAGGCGCTCGACCGCGAGGCGATCCGCGCCGGCCTCGCCGCCGACGGCCGGTACGAGTGGCAGGGGTGGATGCCCCGGTTCGACGGGACCCGGTTCTGGGCGCACCTCGTCGTGTCGTACTCCGTCGACGCGCTCGGCAACCCGGTCGTCGTCTCCCAGGTCCAGGACCACGACGAGGTGCACCGGGGCCGCGAGGCGCTCGCCCACGCCGCCCGGCACGACATCCTCACCGACCTGCCGAACCGGGCGAGCATCCTGGAGACGTTGCAGGGCATGCTGACCCGCACCGCGGACGGCCCCGAGCAGGTCGGTGTCCTGTTCTGCGACCTCGACCGCTTCAAGGTCGTCAACGACTCGCTCGGGCACGCCGCCGGGGACGAGCTGCTCGTCGCCGTGGCCGACCGGCTGCGGGCGGGCCTGCGCGAGGGCGACCACGTCGGCCGGCTCGGCGGCGACGAGTTCGTCGTCCTGCTCGACGAGCTCACCGGCCCCCAGGACGCCGTCCGCGTCGCGGAGCGGCTGCGCGCCTCGCTCGAGGAGGACGTCGACCTCGCCGGGCACCCGGTGCGCTGCGGCATCAGCATCGGCATCGCCCTGTCGGACCCGGACGGGCCGCCCGCGACCGCGGCCGCGCTGCTGCGCGACGCCGACACCGCCATGTACCGGGCCAAGAACCGCAGCCGGGGTGGTTTCCAGCTCTTCGCCCCCGCGATGCACGAGGAGGCCGTCGCCCGCCTCGAGCTCGAGGACGACCTGCGGCGCGCCGTCGAGCAGGACGAGTTCGTCGTGCACTACCAGCCGATCGCCCGCCTGGAGGACGGGGCGCGGATGGCGTTCGAGGCGCTCGTGCGCTGGCAGCACCCCGAGCGCGGCACCCTCGGACCCGAGACGTTCCTCGACGCCGCGGTGGAGTGCGGGCTGACCCCGGCGATCGACTCCTCCGTGCTGAACCAGGTGGCCACGTTCCTGGTGACCCACCCCACCGAGATCGTCGCCGTCAACGTCTCCGCGCAGCGCCTCGACGGGACGTTCGGCGACGCCGTCGCCCGCGCCCTGGCCCGGGTCGGCGCCGCCGGGTACCGCCTCATGGTGGAACTGCGCGAGTCGGCGCTGCTGACCGACGACACCCAGCTCGCCGCGGAACTGCACGACCTGGAGTCCCTGGGCGTCACGGTCATCGTCGACGACTTCGGCACGGGCAGCAGCGTCCTCACGTCGCTGCACGAGCTGCCGGTCCGCGGGCTGAAGATGGGCACCGCGTTCACGGCGGGCCTGCCCGGCAACCGCCGGATGGTCGCGAGCATCCTCGGCCTGGCCGACGGGCTGGACGTGGAGTGCATCGCGACGGGCGTCGAGACGGCCGAGCAGGCCCAGTTCCTGCGCGAGGCCGGGTGGCACGCCGCGCAGGGCTGGTTCTTCGGCGGGGTGGCCCCGGAGAGCCACTGGTTCCCCGTCGTCCTGCCGCTGGACTGA